The Hippoglossus hippoglossus isolate fHipHip1 chromosome 10, fHipHip1.pri, whole genome shotgun sequence DNA segment AGATGTGAGAAGGATGAAAAAGGacgaggagagaagagaaaaaagaaggcAAAGCAATAAGTTTATCTTTAGATTCATTGGCTTAAGGCCGCTGaggtgtgtatgtttgtgtctgtaggATGTGAGTGGGTcagtgtttaagtgtgtgtcagtgaggtTAAGAAAGAGGTTTACAGGCTGTAAAAGTGCCCTGACCTCTTGCTTTGCTGTCATCAGTTTGATTGCTTTTTTTTGGagtcttttttctctcctgtgacCACACAGTACTTTGTCTCTGACCCACAAAAAGCCGTCATTGATAGGCGTGTAACAGagcactgtctgtctgtggggGTGACTGATATGGGGCGTCATATTCAGACGGGGACCATCCcaaacagctgcacacacagacacacagcctcTAATCTTGTCATATTAAAGTCAAGCATTACACAGGAGATTTAAGTGAACTTTGGGAAAGTGTGTGCAGGTCTGTGCACATGCAACCCACCTGCATGTCCTCATTAGAGACCTCATCATATGTTCTGGAGTCTGGAGAGGCACCGCTGGAGGAGGTGGCCCACCTAGGATCAGAGAGAAGGGAGAAATTAAGTCAGAGAAAGGTCAAAGCATCCCCGCTCTGGTCGGTGGCCTTGCACTGACCTTatccaaatatcccaaaaccCCATCCCCCCCCATTTCCACCAGACAGTCTCACTCACAGGAAGGAATTACGTGCAGCGTCACGGATATTAGCAATGGTTTCCACATCAACATAGTCGTAATGCAGCGACTCTGGGTCTGTGGTAGAGCCTGTTTCTGCCAAGAGGACACCCAGCCACCGTCCAAGTTCATCAGAGCTGGCAGCCTAAAAGGAGACAGGACGAATCAGTTTTGAAATACCAGAATTTGAACATTACAGGTGGTAAAACAAGCCgtaaacacaacattatttAGCAATAGTAACCTCGTTACACCTTCAGATAACACAGCAAATACAGAATTAATTTGAAGTATCTCCCCTCTAAACTAATGCAAGTAAAACATCCACTCTTCTTTGTgctttgtttttggtctccaccacctcctgaatCTTAGCAGCTAAAGTACAATGACTTATCATGCTGTTTGGTGTTGGACAGGAAGCTTACATTGTGTTTATCAGAGCTTCAATGTTGAAAGCCGTTTGCTGATGCTGCTCAAGATAAGGTTGATGAGAGCAATAAAGTTGAAGCCTTCTAAAGGGAAACGATGAGCTGAAAGGTGATAAAATGCTTCGTAAATCTGAGGGAAACTGCAGAGTCCAGTGATAATTCTCTGTTATTCACTAGGTGCTGCTctcatcacatcacacacagtcCTTTGACACTaagttatataaaaatattgagtAGTGCAACTATAAAGTAAGATAATCAAGGTACTCTACCTCCATAGCAGCCACCTCTTTGCCGTTGCGTAGGATCCGAAACGCAAAAGGGTGTTTGGGTCCAAGCCCCGGCACCACCTCACAgctgaggagaggaagtgaaggcAGAGAGGTTCGAGTGTCTCCCTTGTCAAGGTAGAAGTACAGGAAGCCTCTGCTCACACAGCACCACTGTTCCCGCCACACCTGGTTCACCAGCACCGACAGGTTGCCTGTGTTGTgaggagggaaaataaaatgaggCGTCTACAATCTTGTGAGAACTAAAGAGTGATGCGAGGCAGGGTCTGACCTTGTCGAGGGTCGCCTAAGGACGTCCGGGGATCACCAGGCCGAGGGGGCTTCTTCTTGGAGAAGCTGATGATGCGAGTGATTTTTCGGCCTGCAGCGATAGCTCCTCGTTTCACCTTCCCTACATGAAAAAGTTAAGGATTCCACTGTTGATCTTTCGTCCAAATTCATCTTTAGAATATGACACTTGACATTAACTTAAAACATGAGAGAACCCCCTTGAGGAAATTCTAGATCCTGACTCAAGATAAAACATACTAGCATTTTTTCCCAGAGCTGCATctcatggtcttcatcagcaaATGCTCTGTTTTCATGGAAATAACTCAACTGTGTTGAACTTTGCTGTGACCTAATGCTGCATTTATCTTCCTGACTTGTAAACAGCCCACACATCCCAGTGATAATTATGACTGGGAAAGTCAGAGGTTTCTGAAAGCCCTCGTACATCCCATAATAGAGATGTGGCTGAAATCCAAATAAATATGGATGCAacacagtacagtttgccattcacacacatattcatacagtgcatctattagcagtacttttttaaatgcacagaCTACATAACtgtctctttcatttttatagACATAAAAACTTGTTTGGTTCATCTTGTGTATCAGTGGAAGCACCAACATCACCAGTTATCAATACTTGTGAAAGTGTCTTCTCTGTATAGCAGCTGTGTAGAGTGTAATTTGGGCAAATTTTTCTGGCCGACCCGAGCCCAACCGAGTAGTGACCGAGTGACTGTTCTGTCCGAATCCAGCCCGACCCATCAGAGTCACATCACAGAGTAATGAAGTCTTATCACATGAGAGAAAGTTTGACCGAGATTAGGATCTGCTGTTAAAGGTAAATCAAACGCTGGATGTTTTggcagagagtgagacacagagagagagagagaaagagagagagagagagagagagagagagagagagagagagagagagagagagagagagagagagagagagagagagagagagaccttcTTTAAGatcttttatattattatgacaCATCTTGTTTAATGTCCGGTCTAATTGGTTTATTACCCAGTGGGAAagtttaaatttttcatttatacATTGTTGGCACAACTGTCAGTGGAAGATCTGTttagtggatgacccactcTAGGGGAAAAAGCTGGTAAATGGGCCTTTTAGTggaagtttatttttcttttgctgtgtAACTGGTGTACAGATTTGAGGATGTGCGTGTCTGTCTCACCATTCTCTCTGCAGTGATCTCCAGCTGACACACCCACACTGTCTGAATCAGATGTGTTCCTCTCTGCTGATAACCTctgaggaagacacacacaaacacagtttcagAATTAAACTAAATTTCTATCCCTGAGATGAGCTGGCACATGTACCCACCTCTGGATTCTTTCATTCTCTTACATACTGTCTCATAACCACAAACATCCGCTGCCTTTTCTCCTACCAAATTTATGGCAGCTCTGCTCTACTCTCTCTGTGCTTTTTGCAGTTTAAGTTATGACAGGTAGAACATTATAAAAGAGGATCTGCCTGTTCCAACACTGACTCACTGCCACCCCTATCATTTCTTAACACCCGATCACATTAGATCTCCTCTTTGTTCTGGAGGCCAAACACAGGTATAACTGTGCAGTATAGAGCCAAACTGTTGTTTAAGGAAATTTATGGTGACAACACAATTGCAGCCTGCTACCTACTTTTCCTCAGCTCGGCTGTGAAAATGAATTATTGTCTCGAGGATAAAAACGACAGGATCTAACTTACACAAACATCCTCTCTGCTACACTTACCTTGTCAAGTTCAGTTTTTCTTGGACTGACGGGAGATGCAGACTCCTCAGGGCCTGTGCTCTGACCGCACACCTCTCTAACAACCTGCAGGGATATTTTACATGTGTCAACCTCCATTTTACAGTGAATTCCTTTAGACGTTTGCCAAACCCACTTCCAGTGATTGTCAGCATGACTCCTGGCTGTGTTACTGTATAACTGCATACATATGTATCTAAGCTGGAATACAGAGCAGAGTGCAGCTTACTCCAAGCCATCTGTGGGCCTGTTCCTTGCTTTGCACCGCCAGCACCAGCGCATCGCCATTAGGCAACGTGAACCGGAGCTCATGGTGTTTCCTCTTGCTGTCTTTGGGTGCATAGACCACAGTGCACTGGGGCAGCAGCAGGTCCACATACGGGCATGTGTCCTTGGAACTCTTATAGCACTGCAGAAAGGAGgacaaatgtttttcaaactTTAGGTTTAAGGAGAGAAATATGAAAGTTAAGAGCTTTTATCctttaatgagtgtgtgaattcTAACCTGTAGTCTGTTCTCCCGTATGACAGTGAGCTGTTTGGCCCACTGTCCGAAGCGTTTCTTGCGCAGCAGGAAGGCACAGATGCGACAGTCTCTGGCAGGAGGCATGGAGCTCTCATCCGACGGCCACTGATGAGTGAGTTGGACGCCGGGgctcctctcttcctcatcctcctcgtaAGACTCGTATGAACTGCTCAGAGCGTCAGAATCATTGTCTGTGAgagcagcaacagaaaacatgaagttAACCTAttccttttgtctgtttttatcctGTAATCAGATTATTTTCAGGGTTAGTTTCTTATAACTCACAAGAGTTTTTACGGTGTGAATTTATGCAGGTAGTGGGGTAGTTATTTTCAGCATCTTCATATCCATCTTCTATAGAGTTGGGAGGACTTGACCTGACTGTaaatgggagaaaaaaatatataataataattagtgCTTGTGTTTCATTGTGCCCTTGATTGTAACTTGTACTAGTGCTGTATGTCAATgtagttgctttcagacatgcactgaactccggacaatctcctgaaattatccagaggggctgtatgtgggaACGTAAatgagtgagaggctccagactgTCTGTTGAGTTTCTCCGGCCAGGCCCAGAATAAAAACTTGGTTAAACTGAATAAcgtccaaatgagcccatgtgagaaaacagatgGAGATCTACCGGAGGATTCCGCGCAAGTGAGAGGGCagattcaacaaacaaacagaatacaaatatctcaagatgaaaagCAGTGCCATTCACGTCGAAGACAGTCACAAAGATGTCATAAGACAGCTTTTGGTAATAAGGGCTGATGCCAGTGTCGAAGTGCtgataacaaaaacatgttacaGACCCAACCTAATttgttacatcctgcctctgcctgctgcatcaCCCGTCATctgaacgctctggagatttctgtgtttttgtgagcaCTTCTTATGGAAGTATCTCCttttatgtgtgaaaggcaaactccggaccTCATTGTGTGGGTATTCTCCAgagttcaagtctgaaaacatcttgtgtgtgtgacttaaATGCTGAGCAGTGACTTTGAGGTATTTACACCAAAATGACATGATTGCTGTGAGTTCAGCGGAGGCGGGAGGATGCTGACCTCGAGTGATGATGTACTCTGGCAGTTTGCCAGGACTGAGCGGTAGCGCCTCCTCGTAATACTCCTCAGGAGGCGGTGTGGtgggcagagggggaggagagtcCGCTGAGTGCAGGGCCGAGGAATCTGCACAGCTCTGCCAAaaggagacacacaaacatagctCTCAAATTTCCACCACAACCactcacattttgttttcacacccAAAGAACTGCATCAT contains these protein-coding regions:
- the afap1l1a gene encoding actin filament-associated protein 1-like 1 isoform X2 encodes the protein MDTRGNRSMEVLVNELGVLLKMLDQENLSSSTQEKKTSVWNLLQQLQPSVPGTDYIYMNSAVYRNGTSFVESLFETFDCQLGDLKDDADDVKEENNTQTDTLNQSCADSSALHSADSPPPLPTTPPPEEYYEEALPLSPGKLPEYIITRVRSSPPNSIEDGYEDAENNYPTTCINSHRKNSYNDSDALSSSYESYEEDEEERSPGVQLTHQWPSDESSMPPARDCRICAFLLRKKRFGQWAKQLTVIRENRLQCYKSSKDTCPYVDLLLPQCTVVYAPKDSKRKHHELRFTLPNGDALVLAVQSKEQAHRWLGVVREVCGQSTGPEESASPVSPRKTELDKRLSAERNTSDSDSVGVSAGDHCRENGKVKRGAIAAGRKITRIISFSKKKPPRPGDPRTSLGDPRQGNLSVLVNQVWREQWCCVSRGFLYFYLDKGDTRTSLPSLPLLSCEVVPGLGPKHPFAFRILRNGKEVAAMEAASSDELGRWLGVLLAETGSTTDPESLHYDYVDVETIANIRDAARNSFLWATSSSGASPDSRTYDEVSNEDMQSGESHRPQSGNQGKRRSSFSSSDSDRTKPLVSLKRTGSNANQYGRYGKTRAEEDAKRYLKDTEVLERERDGIRNTLVTLRQEKRELKEELKTASDKRKSSMNKRVSHLEEVCRAKEAERVDLELRLSEVKENLKKSQAGGALGAPVEAKPPVKASNKKRQNIYSESLPVNCASEIRRRPPSVYASTGTVMQKAKEWESKKGT
- the afap1l1a gene encoding actin filament-associated protein 1-like 1 isoform X3, which produces MHSAMEVLVNELGVLLKMLDQENLSSSTQEKKTSVWNLLQQLQPSVPGTDYIYMNSAVYRNGTSFVESLFETFDCQLGDLKDDADDVKEENNTQTDTLNQSCADSSALHSADSPPPLPTTPPPEEYYEEALPLSPGKLPEYIITRVRSSPPNSIEDGYEDAENNYPTTCINSHRKNSYNDSDALSSSYESYEEDEEERSPGVQLTHQWPSDESSMPPARDCRICAFLLRKKRFGQWAKQLTVIRENRLQCYKSSKDTCPYVDLLLPQCTVVYAPKDSKRKHHELRFTLPNGDALVLAVQSKEQAHRWLGVVREVCGQSTGPEESASPVSPRKTELDKRLSAERNTSDSDSVGVSAGDHCRENGKVKRGAIAAGRKITRIISFSKKKPPRPGDPRTSLGDPRQGNLSVLVNQVWREQWCCVSRGFLYFYLDKGDTRTSLPSLPLLSCEVVPGLGPKHPFAFRILRNGKEVAAMEAASSDELGRWLGVLLAETGSTTDPESLHYDYVDVETIANIRDAARNSFLWATSSSGASPDSRTYDEVSNEDMQSGESHRPQSGNQGKRRSSFSSSDSDRTKPLVSLKRTGSNANQYGRYGKTRAEEDAKRYLKDTEVLERERDGIRNTLVTLRQEKRELKEELKTASDKRKSSMNKRVSHLEEVCRAKEAERVDLELRLSEVKENLKKSQAGGALGAPVEAKPPVKASNKKRQNIYSESLPVNCASEIRRRPPSVYASTGTVMQKAKEWESKKGT
- the afap1l1a gene encoding actin filament-associated protein 1-like 1 isoform X1 gives rise to the protein MLFFHLRKMVGLSSTAVEAMEVLVNELGVLLKMLDQENLSSSTQEKKTSVWNLLQQLQPSVPGTDYIYMNSAVYRNGTSFVESLFETFDCQLGDLKDDADDVKEENNTQTDTLNQSCADSSALHSADSPPPLPTTPPPEEYYEEALPLSPGKLPEYIITRVRSSPPNSIEDGYEDAENNYPTTCINSHRKNSYNDSDALSSSYESYEEDEEERSPGVQLTHQWPSDESSMPPARDCRICAFLLRKKRFGQWAKQLTVIRENRLQCYKSSKDTCPYVDLLLPQCTVVYAPKDSKRKHHELRFTLPNGDALVLAVQSKEQAHRWLGVVREVCGQSTGPEESASPVSPRKTELDKRLSAERNTSDSDSVGVSAGDHCRENGKVKRGAIAAGRKITRIISFSKKKPPRPGDPRTSLGDPRQGNLSVLVNQVWREQWCCVSRGFLYFYLDKGDTRTSLPSLPLLSCEVVPGLGPKHPFAFRILRNGKEVAAMEAASSDELGRWLGVLLAETGSTTDPESLHYDYVDVETIANIRDAARNSFLWATSSSGASPDSRTYDEVSNEDMQSGESHRPQSGNQGKRRSSFSSSDSDRTKPLVSLKRTGSNANQYGRYGKTRAEEDAKRYLKDTEVLERERDGIRNTLVTLRQEKRELKEELKTASDKRKSSMNKRVSHLEEVCRAKEAERVDLELRLSEVKENLKKSQAGGALGAPVEAKPPVKASNKKRQNIYSESLPVNCASEIRRRPPSVYASTGTVMQKAKEWESKKGT